The genome window TGCATACATTTAAGAAAAACCATAATAAGATTATTCGCAAATTATAAGTAAAACATTGAAGTAGGTTTACCGAAAACATGTCAAATAAAGAAACAATGAGATCCCCCAGTTTAATGGATGCATTATTGCCATTAATAATGATGATAATAATGCTTACTGCCGCAGTGATGTATTTTAGTGATAACTCTTCCTATGGGCCTAACCAAATAGCATTATTATTAGCAACAGGTGTTGCCATTATTATCGGCTTAAAAAATGGCCATAATTGGGTAAGCATTGAAAAAGCAATCATTAATGGGATTTCCATTTCATTAGGCGCTGTGCTTATTCTGTTAGCGGTAGGCTCACTAATTGGTACTTGGTTATTATCGGGAACGGTACCCACGTTAATATATTACGGTTTAAACATATTAAACCCACAATGGTTTTATATGGCGGCGTGTTTGATTTGTGGCTTAGTCGCAATGTCTATAGGCAGTTCATGGACCACAGCGGCCACTATTGGTGTGGCGTTACTTGCTGTTGCAAATGGTCTTGGTTTGGATCCAGCGATTACTGCAGGTGCAATTATTTCAGGCGCTTATTTTGGTGATAAAATTTCGCCATTATCAGAGACTACCAATTTAGCCCCAGCGGTTGTTGGCACTGAACTGTTTAAGCATATTCGTTATATGCTTTGGACCACATTACCTTCAATTTCTACTGCATTAGTACTATTTTTATTTTTAGGGTTTAATGAAGAAGTTCAAGATTCTGCTACAAGTGCACTAATGCTAAATGATTTAATGGACAAGCATTTTAATATCAATGTATTCAACCTAATACCATTAGTCATATTGCTTGTGTTAGCGATAAAGAAGGTACCAGCATTTTTAGCTGTATCCATTGGTGCCATAACCGGTGCGGTTTGGGCTGTTTTATTCCAACAAGACTTTATTATGAGTTTAGCCGGGGAAGGTGTTGACTCAGTAACTGCAAATATCAAAGTGGTTTGGACTGCGTTCTTCGATGGTGTAAGCGTAAACACCGGCAATGCAAACTTAGACAGCTTATTAAGCCGTGGAGGTATGTCTGGCATGTTAAATACTGTTTGGTTGATCATTTGTGCGTTAACCTTCGGCGCGGTTTTAGAACATTTAGGTATGTTACGTAAATTAATGGATGCAATTTTAAAAGGTGTACATACAACAGGCGGCCTAATAACAAGTACAGTTTCAACTTGTATTGGCACAAACATTGTTACTGCCGATCAATATATGGCCATTGTTATGCCGGGTCGCATGTATAAAGAAGAATATGAACGTAGAGGTTTAGATCCTGTGGTTCTAAGTCGTACATTAGAAGATTCAGGCACCCTAACTTCGCCGCTTATCCCATGGAACACTTGTGGTGCTTATATGTACGGTGTGTTGGCTGTTAATCCACTTGATTATATATTCTACTGTTTCTTTAACCTAATAAACCCTGTGCTAGCAGTGATCTACGGGTATCTAGGCTTTAAGATTAAGAAACTTGGCAACGCTGTTACAGCTTAATAAATAGGGTCAGTTTAAATATTAAAGGGCTTGGTTAAATAACATTTAACCAAGCCCTTTTTTTTTGTACACTACAAACAATAACATAAATGCCTATATGAGAGTCACATGACCGAATTTTCCCCTAGATATTTGAAAGATTATCAAGCGCCTGATTATAAAATTAGTAACGTAAACTTAACCATTCAATTAGATGATACCAAGACCATAGTTACTAATGTCATGGATGTGACTAAAGCAAGTGAGCATCAACGAGCATTAGTCCTTGATGGTGAGCATATGCAGTTAAAGTCGGTGATGGTTAACGATACCAAGCTCGATCGGTCTCAATATCAACTGAGTGACAGCACATTATCTATTGCCAATTTACCTGAGCAGTTTATATTAACCATAACGACTGAAATAAATCCTGTTGCCAATACTGCGTTGGAAGGTTTGTATAAATCTGCCGATGTGTATTGCACCCAATGCGAGGCCGAAGGTTTTAGGCGTATTACCTACTTTTTAGACCGTCCTGATGTTATGGCGATATACACCACCAAAATCATTGCCGATAAAACCAGTTTCCCATTTTTGCTGGCTAATGGTAATAAGATCGAGCAAGGTGAATTAGCCAACAACTTACATTTTGTCACCTGGCATGACCCATTTCCAAAGCCTTGTTATTTATTTGCCTTGGTTGCCGGTGATTTTGAATTATTAACAGATACTTTTACCACAAAATCGGGTAGGGAAGTTAACCTCGAATTATTTGTTGATAAGGGTAACTTAAGCCGTAGTGAGCATGCCATGGCCTCTCTTAAAAAGTCTATGTTGTGGGATGAGCAGCAGTTTAATCTGGAGTACGACCTAGATATCTACATGATAGTCGCAGTAGATTTTTTCAACATGGGGGCGATGGAGAATAAAGGCTTAAACGTGTTTAATTCTAAATTTGTTTTAGCCGATGACTTATCGGCAACGGACGATGACTTTTTTAATGTTGAAGCCGTTATTGCCCATGAGTATTTTCATAACTGGACGGGTAATAGGGTGACGTGTCGAGATTGGTTTCAACTGAGTTTAAAAGAAGGCTTAACCGTATTTCGAGATCAACAATTCAGCGCCGATATGCATTCAAGTGCAGTAACCCGAATTAAAAATGTAAAAATAGTTCGAGCCCAACAATTTGCCGAAGACGCTGGCCCTATGGCGCACCCAATTCGTCCAGAAAAAGTAATGGAAATGAATAATTTTTACACCCTTACAGTATACGAGAAGGGCTCAGAGGTTATTCGTATGATGCATACCATTTTAGGAGACGATGCATTTAAAGCGGGAATTGAGCTATATTTTGAACGTCATGACGGACAAGCGGTAACCTGTGATGACTTTGTTGCCGCGATGAGTGATGCCAGTAATACCTGCCTTAGTCAGTTTAAGTATTGGTATAGTCAATCAGGTACACCAGTGTTAATCGTTAGTGATGATTATCATGAAGAAACCAACACTTATCAGTTAACCATTGAGCAAAGCCATCCACAAACGCACGATAAGCAAGAAAAACAAAACCTGCATATCCCGGTAAACTTTGAATTAATCAGCAATGATGAAAACGATAATCAGCAGGGACTATTGCATTGTAAACAGCAAAAGCAAACGTGGACCTTTGAAAATGTTAGCTCAAAACCTGTACCTGCGTTACTAGGAAACTTCTCTGCGCCAGTAAAATTAAATTACCACTATGACGATCAAGCCTTAAATACATTAATGGTAAACGCTGCTGATGAATTTAATCGTTGGGATGCCGGGCAAAAGTTATTTGCCGGTTATATTAAACAACTGATAAATAACCCTGAGCTGGAATTGCCTTTGCAAGTAGCAAGCGCATTAGAACAGGTATTACTAAGCAATGCCGACAATGCATTTAAAGCTGAGCAATTAGTATTGCCTAGTTTTGATGAAATGGCCGCGGCCATCGATGAAGTAAACTCTGGCGCTTTAGTTCGCGCTATTAGCATATTAAAACGCTTTATTGCCCAGCAGTTGCAGTCGCACTTTTTACACACCTACCAATCGTTATGTACAAGTGAGTTTGCTAAAGATGGACAAGCGATTGGTAACAGAGCGTTGAAAAATGTTTGTCTAGATTATTTAGCATTATTAGATAGCGCCAATGAACTTGCTCTAAACCAGTTTAAGCAAGCCAATAACATGACCGATCAATTAGCCGCGATAAAAGTAGCCGCAGTGAACGACTTAAGGTGTTTTGAAGATGTTATGGTTGAATTTGCCAGACAATGGCAGGGTAATACCTTGGTAATGGATAAATGGTTCACCATAAATGCCCTGCACAATAACGAAAATGTTGTACAACGTATAATTGGATTATTAGAGCATCCAGAATTTAGTATTGATAACCCGAATAGGGCGAGGGCACTTATTGGTGCATTTGCTTTTTACAACAGTAAATACTTTCACCATCAAGATGGCAGCGGTTATGAATTTCTGTTTGCGCAGCTGGTAAAATTAAATACCATAAATCCGCAAGTCGCTTCTCGATTAATTACACCACTGATCCAATTTAAGTCGTTCGATAAAACTCAGCAAAAACTGATGAAAGCAGAGCTCGAAAAATTAAGTCGACTTGACAATTTATCACGAGATCTCATTGAAAAATTAGATGCGGCTTTACAATAATCATCAATAATAGGGTAGAGCATAAAATTATTTTAAATTTTTTTATGCTCTAATTTTTATTTTTATTACCAAACGAAATTTACCTTATCAAACATAACATCATTGTTCTGCACTGCCTCATCTAGAATAGATTATTTGCTCTAATAACTGGTTGGACCATTGCTACTTCTAGCCTGTAGCAAAATTGATATTTTCTCTTTAATTGAAAGCCATTCACTAATACCTGTCATATTCAAACATCCGTTTTAAAATGTTGTTGTTCAAAATGTTGGATATCTGTACAAGCCATTAGTTTCACTAAGGTTTACAACTGTTATTGGCTATTGCCAACATGTAAAAATAGTGTAATTATTATTTCTGCAATTATAAATTAAGAAAAATAACGCACATAAAACTATAAAGTTTTTCTAAATTCTTGGGGAAAAAGCAATGCCAAGTTCTACTTTTAATTTTGGTAAAAATCGTATCGCAAAAAGTGTTGCCGCTAGCTTAATGCTATTAGCTACATCACAAGCACAAGCCGTTCAATTCGACCTAGGTGACTTTAAGGTCAGTTTCGATTCCACGTTTTCTTACGGTGAAGCACATCGTATCGAAGATAGAAATTGGGATGACTCGATAGGTAAGCCAAATAACTTAAATAACAATATAGATTGGATAAATAATCCGCCTTCAAATTTTGATGTTTGGCAAAATGCCGCGGGTAGTTATTCTACTAACGGTGATTTAGGAAATTTAAATTACGACTCAGGTGAAGCATTCTCAAGAATGTTTAAAGGTAACCATGAGCTAGACATTAACTATGCCAATGATGTTGGAGAGTTTGGTGTATTTGTTCGCGGTATGTACTTCTACGATTTTGAAATGATGGATAGTGACCGGCCTTATACTAACCCTTTAACAGGAAAGTCAACCAGCCCTTGTGATGATGAAGACGCTAAAGATGAGATTTGTCGTGACGTACGCTTATTAGATGCCTTCGTTTATGCCGATTTTTATGTCGGCGATACACCTGTAAGTATTCGTGTTGGTGACCAAGTAATTGGCTGGGGTGAATCAACGCTGATTGCGCATGGTATCAGTGAAATAAATCCAGTAGATATTGCTCGCTTAAAAGCACCTGGTGCTGAATTAAAAGAAGCGTTTATTCCTTTTGGCGCCGTTTGGGCATCAGTTGGCGTAACCGAAAACTTTAATATTGAAGCGTTTTATCAATATCGCTGGGAAAAATCTGTTTTACCTGCACCAGGTAGTTACTTTTCAACGAATGATTTCGCCGGCTCAGGTGGTCATTTAAATAATATCCAACTTGGTTTTGGTAGTTTAGCGGATCGCAACCTTGAACAAGTGATTGCTGATCTTAATGATGTTGGTGCACTGGCACTAACTGATCCCGCTGCAGCTGGCGGTTTATATGCAAGCTATTTAACATCTTACGCATTTAAAGGGCCAGGCAGTAAAGGTGAAGTTGAACCGGATGACGGTGGTCAATACGGTCTGAAGTTTTCTTATTTCTTTCCTGAGCTAAATGATACAGAACTGGCACTTTACTATATCAATTACCATTCAAGACGCCCTACATTCTCTGGGATTTCAGCGAATATAGCTGGCGCTCCTGAAGATATTGCGAATCTTGCGATGGGTGTTGCAACAGGTGAACCTGTTACCGAAGATAATTACACAGATTTGAATTTATTTGGTAAAGCATTTTTAAGTTATAAAGAAGACATCAAACTTTACGGTTTAAGTTTTAATACCGCAGTAGGCTTAACCTCTGTTGCTGGTGAAGTAACATACCGTCAAGATGAGCCCCTGCAAATTGATGATGTTGAATTATTGTTTGCTGCGGTACCTGATCAGGCCGGTGCCGGTCTGTCACAAATTACCGCGTTAAATGGTGGTGTGCCATTACCTGCTGGTGAGGTTGTGAAGGGATATGTTGAGCTGGATACAGCACAATACCAAGTGACTTTAACGCATTTATTTGGCCCAAGCCTAGGTGCAAGTCAATTCACCGGTTTATTTGAGATTGGTGGCATCAATATATTTGATATGCCTGATCATGATGAACTAAGACTTAATGGTCCAGGTACAGACCGCTCTGGCTCTACAAATCCATTGATGCCTTTTGTTCAGGGAGGGACAGAATCGAATCCATTCCCGGATGATTTTGCCTGGGGTTATAAAGTGTTGGCAAAACTTGATTATAACGATGTGTTCTGGAGTATGAACGTATCGCCAAGAGTTGTGTTCTCACACGATGTTAGTGGTATTACGCCAGATCCATTGTTCCTTTTTGTTGAAGAAAGAAAATCAGTCTCAGTGGGGGTAACATTTGATTATCAAAGTAAGTTGTCATTTGACATAAATTACAACTCGTTTTATGACGGTGTAGGTACAACTAATACCACAGAAGATCGTGATTTCGTCTCATTTAACATTAAATATTCAATCTAAGGTTAGAATCAATGAAAAATATAACAGCAATTTCATTAGCTATTTCATTAGCACTAACTTCAGCAGCAAGTTTTGCCAAAGTTAGTCCTGAAGACGCCGCTAAACTCGGTAAAGAATTAACTCCTATGGGTGCTGAAATGGCGGCCAATAGCGATGGTTCAATTCCTGCGTGGACCGGTGGTATCACTAGTGCTCCGGCTGGATACAAATCTGGTGATCATCATCCTGATCCTTACCCAGAAGACAAAGTTCAATACACTGTAGATAGTAAAAACTTTCAGCAATACAAAAACTTATTAAGTTTAGGTCAACAAAAATTATTTGAAACTTATCCAGATACGTTCAAGATGAATGTTTACCAAACACGTCGCAGTGCGTCATACCCACAACATGTTTATGATGAAACAAAAAACAATGCCTCACGCGCTGAGTTAATTCGTGATGGTAATGGTATTAGTAAAGCGGCGGTTGGTGTTCCTTTTCCAATCCCTGCTAATGGCTTAGAAGCTATCTGGAATCACAGCCTACGCTATCGCGGCGAGAGTATTACTCGTCAAGGTGGTCAAGCCGCGCCTACTGCGTCTGGTAGTTTTACCTATATTGGCTTTGATGAGGCGTTAATACTGCCCTATAACGTTAAAGGTGCTAATTACGCAGAGCTTGAAGCGACAAATATTTTGTTTAAATTTAAGCAAAAAGTATCGCAACCAGCACGTTTGGCCGGTACGGCACTATTGGTTCATGAAACAATGGATCAAATTAAAACTCCACGCCAAGCTTGGACTTATAATACTGGTCAACGCCGTGTTCGTCGTGCACCTAACGTAGCATACGATGCACCAGGTACAGCGTCAGATGGCTTACGTACTACTGATGATTTTGATATGTTCAACGGCGCTCCAGATCGATACACCTGGGAATTAAAAGGCAAGCAAGAACTGTTGATCCCTTACAACGACTACCGTTTACATAGTGATAAAGTAAAATATGATGACATTTTACAAGCAGGGCATATTAACCCTGATTTAGTTCGCTACGAGAAACATCGTGTTTGGGTAGTTGAAGCGTCATTAAAAGATGGTACCAGTCATGTGTATAAAAAACGTACGTTTTACATTGATGAAGACAGCTGGCAAGTATCTGTGGCCGACATGTACGATAACCGCGATGAATTATACCGCGTAGCTATTGCTCATGGCCTTAACTATTACGAGTTACCGGCACAATGGTCTACACTTGAGGTATATCATGATCTGCAGTCACGCCGTTATATTGCTATTGGTTTAGATAACGAACATAACATGTATGACTTTGCGCCTAAGCATAAAGAAAGAGATTTTACCTCTTCAGCTTTACGCCGAGAAGGTCGCAGATAGGTCAATCTGTTCCTTAAAAAACGGTTGGCTCTGCCAACCGTTTTTAGTTTTAGACTAGGTTCTATTAACGTTATTTTAACTATTGAGTTTTGAAATTTATGATCCGTATATCTAAATTGATGCTGCTTTATTGCATTTTCTCCTTTTCCGTTTTAGCCAGTAATAATCCTGTTCCCGCTGAAATCTTACCATTAGCATCTAAATCCTTAATGCTGGATATCGCTAAAATCAGTGACTCATCGTTAATCGCCGTAGGTGATAAAGGTCACATCTTAATCTCAAACGATGGTATCGACTGGCAACAACAACCGGTACCTGTAAATTCGTCATTAAACCGAGTTTCTTTTATAAATGAACAACAAGGCTGGGCTGTAGGTCACGATTCTGTCATCTTGACAACTAGCGACGGTGGCTCAAATTGGGCTATACAAAATTACCAACCAGAAAAAGAGCGGCCATTGTTCGATATTATGTTCTTTGATGACAAACATGGTATTGCGGTTGGCGCCTATGGTGTTTTTTATCGCACTAAAGATGCAGGTAAAACCTGGGTTGAAGAATTTCATTTAGAATTAGTCAATGTAGACGATCAAGAGTACTTACTTGAACTGAAAGTCGAAGATGAAGAATTCTATCTGGAAGAAATTGCCAGTATCTTGCCACATTTTAATCGCTTGTTGTCGGTTGGTAATGAGCTATATCTGGCTGGCGAAATCGGAATGTTGGCAAAAAGCTTGGATCAAGGACAAACCTGGCAACTACTTGATGAAATTTACATGGGGTCATTTTTCGATATCGCCCAAGTAAGTGAATCGAAACTGCTTGTGGTTGGTTTGCGCGGCAATATGTTTACTAGCAAAGATGGTGGCGCTCAGTGGCAACATCAAAGTACAAATACAACCGCGCTATTAAACGATATTGTTGTGACCGAACAAGGGCATGTATATGTATTAGCAAATGCAGGCGTCATTCTAAGTAGTGCGAATGGCACTGATTTCACCTTAAGCACTCAACCTGACGGTAAAGCCTTAATTGGCGGCGTTTGGTTTAATAATAAACTTATAGTCGCCAGCGAAGTCGGCGTTAAAGTATTGGCTGTTCAATAAGTAGGAGCCAATCATGGCAATTATAAAATTTCTAAATCATCTTGAACGTAATATATTTCGGTTCAGGTTTACCGTATTAGGTATATTCCTGTTTATTACCGGCTACTTGTTAGCACAAGCAACAAACATCAAACTTGATGCGTCTTTTGAGAAAAATGTGCCGTTACAGCACAGTTACATGCAAACGTATTTAAAGCATCAAACTGACTTTGGTGGGGCTAATAATGTATTGATTTCTGTTTGTAATACAACTGGTGATATTTTCAATGCGGAGTTTTTTACCACACTTAAAGGTGTGCACGACCAGCTGTTTTTCATCCCCGGCGTTAACCGTATTCTGGTAAATTCATTGTATGCACCGTCAACCCGTTTTGTTGAAGTGGTTGAAGATGGTTTTGCCGGTGGTCCTGTTATTCCAGCTGATTTTCAACCCGATGAAGCAGGTTTGGCTATTGTAAAAGGCAATATTGAAAAAGCGGGCATTGTTGGCAGTATGGTGTCTGACGATTACACCTGTTCTATGGTGAAATCATCGTTAATGGAAATTGACCCTCAAACTGGCAAAAAACTCGATACGTTAAAGTTAGCCAAACAACTCGAAGATGAGCTGCGTGGTGAATTTGAAAAAGATAATATCAGCATTCACATTATCGGTTTTTCAAAAATGGTTGGCGATATTGCCGACGGTGCGAAAGGCGTAGTCACGTTCTTTGCCATTGCTATTGCAATAACCGCAGTCATGGTTTATCTATTTTGTAACTCTATTACTCTAACGTTACTGCCGATCCTTTGTTCATTAATTGCTGTTATCTGGCAAATGGGCATGTTGACAGAGTTAGGCTTTGGTTTAGATCCTATGTCTATTCTCGTGCCGTTTCTGGTGTTTGCTATTGGCGTTAGCCATGGCGTACAAATGATCAATGCAATCTCAAAAGAAGTGGCTAAAGGTAATAATGCCAGACAAGCGGCCCAATTAAGCTTTCGACGATTATTAGTGCCAGGCGGTATTGCCTTACTTTCAGATACTGTTGGCTTTTTAACATTACTGGCAATCGATATTGGTATCATTCGTGAGTTAGCCATTACTGCATCGTTAGGTGTTGGTCTGATCATTTTTACCAACTTATTATTATTACCAATTTTAGTATCTTTTGTGCGCTTCAATGAAGAAGAGCAAAAACATATTGTTGATAATGCCGATCATAAACTGATGAATCGATTGTTATGGCGTAAAGCCGCTATAGTAACCGCCAAAAAACCAGCGGGGATCATCCTGACGTTGACCGCGGTATTGTTTATTTGGGGCTTTAATCAAAGTAACGAGCTTAAAATTGGTGAATTACATGCCGGAGCTCCAGCCTTACATGAGGACTCTCGTTATAACCAAGATACGTTCTTAATTACCGACAAATACGCCATCAGTGTTGATTATATGTCGGTTGTGGTGGAAACCTTTGCCGAGTCTTGTGTCGAGCATGAAGTATTAAATACTATTGATACGATGCAATGGCGTTTAGAAAATGTGCCCGGTGTACAATCTAGCGTTTCTTTAGCCAGCGTCGCTAAAATCGTTAATACCGGTTATAACGAAGGTAATAAGCGTTGGCAGGTACTCTCGCGTAATCAACAAAGCTTGGTTCAGTCTATTGCCCGCATTCCGCAAACCAGTGGTTTGTTAAACACAAATTGTAGTGCGATGCCTATTATTTTGTTTATGGAAGATCATAAAGCCGAAACAATTGAGCGCATTGTAAGTGCCGTTAAGAAAAATGCTGAACAGTTAAATACAGATACGATTAAGTTTAAACTTGCATCAGGTCCAGTAGGGGTTATGGCAGCTACAAATGAGGCTGTGGCTGCTGCGCAAATTCCAATGATGTTTTACGTATATGGCGCTGTTACCTTGTTATGTTTAATAAGTTTTCGCTCTGTACGGGCAACCATTGTGGTGATTGCGCCGCTTTATGTTGTATCGACCTTAGCACAAGCATTAATGACATACCTTGATATTGGCTTAACCGTATCAACGTTGCCGGTAATTGCCTTAGGGGTTGGTATCGGTGTTGATTATGGTATTTATATTTTATCCACTATGAGTGCTCGCTTAAGACAAGGCGAAACAATGGCCGAGGCTTATTTATCGGCTCTTAAAGAACGAGGTAGTGCGGTGTTAATCACCGGGGTAACTTTGGCTATTGGTGTTTCAACTTGGTTCTTCTCTGATCTGAAGTTCCAAGTGGATATGGGAATATTGTTAACCTTTATGTTTTTGGTTAATATGCTCGCGGCAATTATTATTTTGCCGGCGTTATCGACGTTCTTGTGGTCAGACAAAAAAACAGTTAAGAAATGATCTGAACGATAAAATCATTTACTCGCAGTAAATTTAGATGACAATAAAAATATTTTTAATGACTTAATAAATTATTTTTATTCGCGCAATATTCACAAAGTTGCATAATTAATCACTAAAATGGCCGAAAGGCCATTTTCTATTTATACCTACTGAATAATCACGTACATTTGCGTTTCTATATTATAAAAATTGGTATTTTTACTCTAATAAAGTACTCGCAAAACAGCAAAAATCACAATAGAATCCGCCTCATAGACTATTCTAAGGTTTTAATTTTCAAGAATTTACTATACTTACTAAATTCTTGTTGAAATTGACTTTGAAAGTTTAAATAACCAATTACATTTCGCCTTAATCTGAGGGTACAAATATGGCGTCATTAGATAATAAATCTTCTGTGCTTTTTAAAAGTGTTGCAAAATTAATTCACGATAAGGTGCCAAGTGAAACGGCGCCTTTATTAGAAAAGTTCACCAGCTTACTTTATAGTAATCTGTCAAAGGATGATCTCGCCGGTCGCAATGACAGCGACGTTTACGGCGCAACATTGAGCCTTTGGAAAGCATTAAACGCTCAAAAAGACGATGAAGCGTTTATTCGTGTATTAAACCCTGAAGTATCCAAGCATGGTTGGAAATCCAGCCACACTGTAATTGAAGTTATTATTAAAGATATGCCATTTTTGGTTGATTCAACCCGAATTGCTTTAAACCGCCTAGGTTTATCCCCACATTTAATACTGAATTGCCCATTAAACATTATTCGTGGTTATAACGGCTCGGTTGAACAAATCTCCTCAGCTAGAGAAGATTTAACAGACAGTATATGTGAAACGGTATTTTTTATTGAAATTGACCGTTTAACTGATCAGTCGCAGTTAGACGATCTAACTGCTGAGTTACATTCAGTTTATAAAGATGTATTGTTAACCGTTACCGATTGGCAACCATTAATGGAAAAATTCACTGACAGCATTAAAAGCTTAGATAACTTCAAAGCCCAAATTGATGAAACTGAATTTAATGAAAGCAAAGAATTCTTAAATTGGCTTTGCGATAATCACTTTACCTTTATGGGTTTTCGCTCATATGACGTTGTAAAAGTTAAAGGTGATATTGCCTTAGAGGCTAATATTGATACCAGCTTAGGTTTATTACGCAACTCAAATGGTACCAAACAACGGTTAATTTCTAAGTACTCTGAATCTGCAAGAGAGTTAGCATTAGGTAGTAATTTACTAATATTAACCAAAACCAATTCGCGTTCACGTGTTCACCGTCCTGCGCATTTAGATTACATTGGTATTAAGCGCTTCGATCAAGAAGGTAATATTGTTGGCGAAGACAGGTTCGTTGGTTTATTTGGCTCAGCTTTTTATAATAATAGCGCTTTGAACGTACCAATTATTCGTAATAAAGTTCAACGCGTGGTTGATAATTCTGGTTTTGCAAAGGGCTCGCATGCTTATAAAACCCTGATCAATATTTTAGAAACATTCCCTCGTGATGAAATATTACAATCAAAAGAAGACGAATTAATTAACACGGTTAAAGGTGTACTACAAATGCAAGAACGCGACAGAACAGGACTGTTTGTTCGCCGTGATGCATTTAATCGATTCTTCTCTTGTATGGTGTACGTGCCTCGTGAGCGCTACAACACTAAATTACGAGTTGATACCCAGGAAATATTACAAAAAGCGTTTGGCACCTCAGCAGAAGTAGAATTTAATACCTTCTTTTCAGAGTCTGTACAAGCAAGAACACATTACATAGTCAGAGTAGACTCAACTAAAGCAGATATTGATGTGAAAGAAATTGAACATAACCTAAATCAAGCAGCACGCAGCTGGGATGACAAGTTAGCCGATGCGCTAAACATAAACAAAGGTGAAGTATTAGGCAAATCATTAAGCCGTAAA of Thalassotalea fonticola contains these proteins:
- a CDS encoding WD40/YVTN/BNR-like repeat-containing protein — translated: MIRISKLMLLYCIFSFSVLASNNPVPAEILPLASKSLMLDIAKISDSSLIAVGDKGHILISNDGIDWQQQPVPVNSSLNRVSFINEQQGWAVGHDSVILTTSDGGSNWAIQNYQPEKERPLFDIMFFDDKHGIAVGAYGVFYRTKDAGKTWVEEFHLELVNVDDQEYLLELKVEDEEFYLEEIASILPHFNRLLSVGNELYLAGEIGMLAKSLDQGQTWQLLDEIYMGSFFDIAQVSESKLLVVGLRGNMFTSKDGGAQWQHQSTNTTALLNDIVVTEQGHVYVLANAGVILSSANGTDFTLSTQPDGKALIGGVWFNNKLIVASEVGVKVLAVQ
- a CDS encoding efflux RND transporter permease subunit; this encodes MAIIKFLNHLERNIFRFRFTVLGIFLFITGYLLAQATNIKLDASFEKNVPLQHSYMQTYLKHQTDFGGANNVLISVCNTTGDIFNAEFFTTLKGVHDQLFFIPGVNRILVNSLYAPSTRFVEVVEDGFAGGPVIPADFQPDEAGLAIVKGNIEKAGIVGSMVSDDYTCSMVKSSLMEIDPQTGKKLDTLKLAKQLEDELRGEFEKDNISIHIIGFSKMVGDIADGAKGVVTFFAIAIAITAVMVYLFCNSITLTLLPILCSLIAVIWQMGMLTELGFGLDPMSILVPFLVFAIGVSHGVQMINAISKEVAKGNNARQAAQLSFRRLLVPGGIALLSDTVGFLTLLAIDIGIIRELAITASLGVGLIIFTNLLLLPILVSFVRFNEEEQKHIVDNADHKLMNRLLWRKAAIVTAKKPAGIILTLTAVLFIWGFNQSNELKIGELHAGAPALHEDSRYNQDTFLITDKYAISVDYMSVVVETFAESCVEHEVLNTIDTMQWRLENVPGVQSSVSLASVAKIVNTGYNEGNKRWQVLSRNQQSLVQSIARIPQTSGLLNTNCSAMPIILFMEDHKAETIERIVSAVKKNAEQLNTDTIKFKLASGPVGVMAATNEAVAAAQIPMMFYVYGAVTLLCLISFRSVRATIVVIAPLYVVSTLAQALMTYLDIGLTVSTLPVIALGVGIGVDYGIYILSTMSARLRQGETMAEAYLSALKERGSAVLITGVTLAIGVSTWFFSDLKFQVDMGILLTFMFLVNMLAAIIILPALSTFLWSDKKTVKK